Proteins encoded by one window of Tubulanus polymorphus chromosome 7, tnTubPoly1.2, whole genome shotgun sequence:
- the LOC141908622 gene encoding hepatic lectin-like, whose translation MPEFSLAALFDLDNYPCGNNPAWQLDPGNKKCLASFSKLNADKARADCKTRGGQLITIRNWETWKWLRAKTTKGYIIGLNDIKEANKLVWNSETKPARFFNWRDGEPNGSGDDCAMNAKDSGGKWNDIKCKGSDLMYYCEKPIRMLLVLIFHL comes from the exons ATGCCCGAGTTCAGCTTAGCCGCACTGTTTG ATTTGGATAACTATCCCTGCGGTAACAATCCGGCCTGGCAATTAGATCCTGGTAATAAAAAGTGTTTGGCTTCGTTTTCGAAGCTGAATGCTGATAAAGCTAGGGCTGATTGTAAGACAAGAGGAGGTCAACTTATAACAATTAGAAACTGGGAGACGTGGAAATGGCTTCGAG CTAAAACTACAAAAGGCTATATCATAGGGTTAAATGATATCAAGGAAGCAAATAAGTTAGTCTGGAATTCCGAAACAAAACCG GCGCGTTTCTTTAACTGGCGCGATGGTGAACCGAATGGTTCTGGTGATGACTGTGCGATGAATGCCAAAGATTCTGGTGGTAAATGGAATGATATTAAATGTAAAGGCAGCGATCTGATGTATTACTGTGAAAAACCCATACGTATGTTATTGGTTCTAATATTTCACTTGTAG